From one Anopheles cruzii chromosome 3, idAnoCruzAS_RS32_06, whole genome shotgun sequence genomic stretch:
- the LOC128270189 gene encoding uncharacterized protein LOC128270189, translating to MPGGRFLGTLAGSGRGAEIAPEKSDKPHRTETTPNPGLQLGPATFPTPAGDGNSTTDAAVPSVRPPSAYELRRQQLLEDPDSFSENDLQPIRETHVNVLHEAIDAKLIDQSFIRTLAAVSEPPKVHDAKRDTLTIRSIVEDLNFTIGEQVGRWKTISPKNAERHVVVGLTATSLLVVEEQPDGGVYSVKQELVLESPPIAFEVLTLWDTDRASAVGCVVVSMGNFLVWYTMREAAGHQLAEEWRWPLHKTITHIRFFRQQDVDALLLIGRHPNRDESVSATVYEFSFNARQFWLMQKHGLAWPCPSVGLVGAGEEYLVAFPQNSTVEIYTFRVGDQNRRRFTLVGNYTSEELRSVYAFQIGRYSYIAISGKSPAVLRYKQGKFYAQKIPTESLEIVEAFFEIPARTFRDDMILLVQHRMIFDTHEVQRLEALVWNGVSFDLVTNIPCMVENEVIDHEASCMLDPDRSDGLSGATIVQRGKAISIIVPRHQAHASLYHLTIELLSGEHPILMKIQEIKETMEAFTKIIDYQNAVIEQAESFVAMMESDPVILRRQQLRTIETPHVRFADGYDLSATTFTIGHNTWREPDLTVDLGATVKMVQQIETSVDAMLAELQYSVRRDARSHDLHINGTVEVRGKLYVDGALHADDMYIQRFEQPQENGHARFIRADTDEPPLKELHLKELSVEQLYFDYFNGVPATDMVYNVDGKVQLDGELVVAGDLYTNNVILPDGGTVNGMDLSETLIYFNCKNRRWKNLTFESLEVADDIHVAESINGVQIDLKQAESSLRSAVDEHVRVLRTKTLDIEGDLTFERINGIPWQAFLDGLIFKNTPLRLRQLYVQGNVTFGSGATVQFLNGLRFPDDYILTEGRRETIVTGQKWFKGPLTMDAVDIDGFVNGINPFDFITLYEDQYIPGNVAFESLEVEESLDVRGTVRGKHMDKFLDNPSLVQTKTLEASCEFNELVVNGPIYIEELNGYDLDDFLQNVVYDDEPYVEINASKHYRNLRFLEPIRVDSNMLGEIHLDELLTKSTDQTLNISMIVGNVFFNRVQADGLFGGNNVTDWDTNSIKVFGDQHTEATLEFCSDYSLLYAKHLDIVGTLNGVPASGFYDIDEEVVIKDQSVHVGELYSNSMKLTYSSINGKAKMLNGVHLPTFDANRFSLSKSQHFNHDVYIDTLYVSKSLAAYYLNGYDLSRLQENVEAYLNDDLMLGGRHMIDTIQIDGDLEIGTLNGIDFAHFLDNVIWLDRPNAVPGLLEFEHPLTVHGDLILEGRLNKIPFNDFLADVAYKSDGVIEFAGPKLFTHGFDVRGNLNASTINNAPVTDFVLKNEAVYLAGDAVTLGRVYVKELIVSDTINGKSFEPVQQYYAYDNQTDTHIVKGDLYLGGFQMIHHLEALGGWNELANVSQKLASLIRTDQDYHFKGRYAFNNGVHFKYGFTVDFLNGYNVSNVRNEIVYYDQREPIVFSEEATFLGKVQAEHVHVEGDLIGKDVQGIDPDEFAKRTLLINRDYEILEKVVFEPGAFSCDNLNAAYINGLPTKELITLHTEQTIEHPVYVREIIVNHPLNVAGLVNGRDLRTERQNTVMRYGEQVIEAPSVFSFVRVLNNLTLPAILNGVPYSEPVQLGPEMTISSPISFYQIATEEAYTEDTIGGIHFDQWYDQCLWTDGRKHQHYFGQIRARKVVFRSSIVGNGTINGHPIGDIAQRLRSEKQHAEGALSKHRSQYRAACRETQTLINGTQQGTYFFNYFVQRQTINEQRDIQSFWTFEQHGNHFLGVNYGCESKFFQWNPHDRLFVALFETVTGHIFEWQTLTSETEGDGSGSIHLITRSTPRDQACSVGGLSLWKFKGLSLELVNNFPDKDVDSLLVDADRARDRFYALERTTVQEYDLLGNVTDEWNLSKIFETAAFLPNSLNIGLALADGKRIAVLERNESAPPIRRKRSNEDPQVNLALFALPHNMYQHMQRNYSYHRSEDQTDGAQQDSDLPEYAPVLTQPDPLNEIGSVQESNETIIQTRQSSPDVREPTLATDLEPRIAKEVPFGRIRTTENQHFPDPATGEVLSFQVGLRGEQRHTLVAVTQTLQTTIKGKHDSVRIYSDILQGHIYQIIPSYRPGQLAVLEIRDETILAFLEHGQKVQLYTYRGRKGFVHWNSFNLASAGVQMAAVRLPQAQFFKCKLHYLAIALSSRELVFLKAKTQGDCGINLQLDCGTGD from the exons ATGCCCGGTGGTCGATTTCTTGGCACG TTGGCAGGCAGTGGCCGTGGAGCTGAAATTGCACCCGAAAAGAGCGACAAACCACACCGCACTGAAACCACGCCGAACCCCGGGTTACAGCTCGGTCCAGCAACGTTCCCTACTCCCGCCGGCGACGGAAACTCGACCACCGACGCGGCTGTACCGTCGGTGAGGCCACCTTCGGCATACGAACtgcgccggcagcagctgctcgaagATCCGGACAGCTTCAGCGAGAACGATCTGCAGCCCATCCGGGAGACGCACGTTAACGTGTTGCACGAAGCGATCGACGCGAAGCTGATCGACCAGAGCTTCATCCGGACGCTGGCGGCCGTGTCGGAGCCACCGAAGGTGCACGACGCCAAACGGGACACGCTGACCATCCGTTCGATTGTCGAGGATCTGAACTTTACGATCGGCGAGCAGGTGGGCCGATGGAAAACGATAAGCCCGAAGAATGCCGAGCGCCACGTGGTCGTTGGCTTAACGGCGACCagtttgctggtggtggaggagCAGCCCGATGGTGGAGTGTACAGCGTGAAACAGGAGCTGGTGCTAGAGTCCCCCCCGATCGCGTTCGAGGTGTTGACCCTGTGGGACACGGACCGGGCGTCCGCGGTCGGCTGTGTCGTGGTATCGATGGGCAACTTTCTCGTGTGGTACACGATGCGAGAGGCAGCCGGCCATCAGCTGGCAGAGGAATGGCGCTGGCCACTGCACAAAACCATCACCCATATTAGGTTCTTTCGCCAACAGGACGTCGATGCTCTGCTGCTGATCGGGCGCCATCCGAACCGCGACGAGTCCGTCTCGGCCACCGTGTACGAGTTTTCGTTCAACGCACGCCAATTCTGGCTGATGCAGAAAcacggcctggcctggccgtgcCCTTCCGTGGGGCTGGTGGGGGCCGGCGAAGAGTACCTGGTGGCGTTTCCGCAGAATTCAACCGTCGAAATCTACACCTTCCGCGTGGGGGACCAGAACCGGCGCCGGTTCACTCTGGTCGGGAACTACACCTCGGAGGAGCTGCGCTCGGTGTACGCGTTCCAGATCGGGCGCTACTCGTACATCGCCATCAGCGGGAAGTCGCCGGCCGTGTTGCGCTACAAGCAGGGCAAGTTTTACGCCCAAAAGATCCCCACGGAGTCGCTCGAGATCGTGGAGGCCTTCTTCGAAATACCGGCGCGCACATTCCGGGACGACATGATCCTGCTGGTGCAGCACCGGATGATCTTCGACACGCACGAGGTGCAGCGCCTGGAGGCGCTCGTCTGGAACGGCGTGTCGTTCGATTTGGTCACCAACATTCCGTGCATGGTGGAGAACGAAGTGATCGACCACGAGGCGAGCTGCATGCTGGATCCCGACCGGAGCGACGGGCTGTCCGGGGCGACGATCGTCCAACGCGGGAAAGCCATCTCGATTATCGTTCCGCGTCACCAGGCGCACGCCAGTCTGTACCATCTCACGATCGAGCTCCTCTCCGGCGAGCACCCGATCCTGATGAAGATCCAGGAGATCAAGGAAACGATGGAAGCGTTCACGAAGATCATCGACTACCAGAACGCGGTCATCGAGCAGGCGGAATCGTTCGTCGCAATGATGGAAAGTGATCCGGTGATTCTCAGGCGGCAGCAGCTACGCACGATCGAAACGCCCCACGTTCGGTTTGCCGATGGCTACGACCTCTCGGCAACGACGTTCACGATCGGTCACAATACCTGGCGCGAGCCGGATTTGACGGTCGATTTGGGAGCCACCGTGAAAATGGTGCAGCAGATCGAAACAAGTGTGGATGCGATGCTGGCCGAGCTCCAGTATAGCGTACGGCGAGAcgcacgatcgcacgatcTGCACATTAACGGCACCGTAGAGGTGCGGGGCAAGCTATACGTTGACGGAGCACTCCATGCGGATGATATGTACATCCAGCGATTCGAGCAGCCCCAGGAGAATGGTCACGCACGATTTATTCGGGCCGACACCGATGAGCCGCCTCTGAAGGAACTGCATCTTAAGGAACTGTCGGTGGAGCAGCTTTACTTTGACTACTTCAACGGTGTGCCGGCCACGGACATGGTGTACAACGTCGACGGAAAGGTACAACTCGACGGCGaactggtggtggccggtgacCTGTACACGAACAACGTGATCCTTCCGGACGGTGGTACGGTCAACGGGATGGACCTGAGCGAGACGCTGATTTACTTTAACTGCAAGAACAGAAGATGGAAAAATTTAACATTCGAATCGCTGGAGGTGGCCGACGATATACACGTTGCGGAGAGCATTAATGGCGTGCAGATCGATTTGAAGCAGGCAGAATCGTCACTCAGAAGTGCGGTCGATGAGCACGTGCGGGTGCTGCGCACGAAAACCCTCGACATCGAGGGTGACCTCACGTTCGAGCGCATCAACGGCATCCCGTGGCAAGCGTTCCTCGATGGGCTCATCTTCAAAAACACCCCGTTGCGGTTGCGCCAACTATACGTGCAAGGG AATGTAACCTTCGGGAGTGGCGCTACGGTACAGTTCCTAAATGGACTACGCTTCCCGGATGACTACATACTAACGGAGGGCCGTCGGGAAACGATCGTTACCGGTCAGAAGTGGTTCAAAGGACCTCTGA CGATGGATGCGGTTGATATCGATGGTTTCGTGAACGGCATCAATCCGTTCGACTTCATTACGCTCTACGAAGACCAGTACATTCCAGGCAACGTGGCCTTCGAGTCGCTAGAAGTGGAGGAATCCCTCGACGTGCGTGGCACGGTGCGGGGAAAGCACATGGACAAGTTCCTAGACAACCCATCGTTGgtgcaaacgaaaacactcGAAGCATCGTGCGAGTTCAACGAACTCGTTGTTAATGGGCCAATCTACATAGAGGAGCTTAATGGGTACGATCTGGATGACTTCCTGCAGAACGTGGTCTACGACGACGAACCGTACGTCGAGATAAACGCATCGAAGCACTACCGAAACCTACGGTTCCTGGAGCCGATACGCGTCGACTCCAACATGCTGGGCGAGATTCATCTGGATGAGTTGCTCACGAAAAGCACCGACCAAACGCTCAACATTAGCATGATCGTGGGGAACGTGTTTTTCAATCGGGTACAGGCGGATGGTCTGTTCGGGGGCAACAACGTGACCGACTGGGATACCAACTCGATCAAGGTATTTGGCGATCAGCACACGGAAGCGACGCTGGAGTTTTGCTCTGATTACTCCTTGCTATATGCAAAGCACCTAGACATTGTTGGCACCCTGAACGGTGTTCCCGCCAGTGGGTTCTACGATATCGATGAAGAGGTGGTCATCAAGGACCAATCCGTTCATGTGGGGGAGCTGTACAGTAACAGCATGAAGCTGACGTACAGTTCTATTAATGGCAAAGCAAAGATGCTGAACGGCGTTCACTTGCCAACGTTCGATGCAAACCGATTCAGCCTGAGTAAGTCACAGCACTTTAACCACGACGTTTACATTGACACACTCTACGTGAGTAAGTCACTGGCCGCGTACTACCTCAACGGGTACGATCTTTCGCGGCTTCAGGAAAACGTCGAGGCGTACTTGAACGATGACCTCATGCTCGGCGGACGGCACATGATCGATACGATTCAGATCGACGGAGATTTAGAGATCGGTACACTGAACGGGATTGACTTTGCGCACTTCCTCGACAACGTCATTTGGCTGGATCGACCGAACGCAGTGCCGGGTTTGCTGGAGTTCGAACACCCGTTGACCGTACACGGTGACCTGATCCTCGAGGGCAGACTAAACAAGATACCGTTCAATGATTTTCTCGCGGACGTAGCGTACAAGAGTGACGGTGTGATCGAATTCGCGGGCCCGAAATTGTTTACGCACGGATTCGACGTACGGGGTAACCTTAACGCGTCCACCATCAACAACGCACCTGTGACGGATTTCGTCCTTAAAAATGAAGCTGTGTACCTAGCTGGTGACGCCGTTACGTTGGGCAGAGTGTACGTGAAGGAGCTGATCGTGAGTGACACGATCAACGGGAAGTCGTTCGAACCGGTGCAACAGTATTACGCGTACGACAACCAAACCGATACGCACATCGTCAAGGGAGACCTGTACCTGGGAGGATTCCAAATGATCCACCACCTGGAGGCCCTCGGGGGCTGGAACGAGTTGGCCAATGTGTCGCAGAAACTGGCATCGCTCATACGCACCGATCAGGACTATCACTTCAAGGGACGTTACGCTTTTAACAATGGGGTTCACTTCAAGTACGGATTCACGGTGGACTTCCTGAACGGGTACAATGTGTCCAATGTGCGCAACGAAATTGTGTACTACGACCAGCGGGAACCGATCGTGTTCAGTGAAGAAGCCACCTTCCTCGGGAAGGTTCAAGCCGAACACGTCCACGTTGAAGGTGACCTTATCGGGAAAGACGTGCAGGGCATCGATCCGGATGAGTTTGCTAAGCGAACTCTGTTGATAAACAGAGATTACGAAATTCTCG AAAAGGTCGTCTTCGAACCGGGTGCCTTCAGTTGCGACAATCTGAACGCAGCGTATATTAACGGTTTGCCGACGAAGGAGCTCATCACTCTGCACACGGAACAAACGATAGAGCATCCGGTTTACGTTCGAGAAATTATTGTAAACCATCCGCTGAACGTCGCGGGGCTCGTCAATGGAAGGGATCTTCGCACGGAACGCCAGAATACGGTGATG AGATACGGCGAACAGGTCATTGAGGCTCCCTCGGTGTTTAGcttcgtgcgtgtgttgaaCAATCTTACTCTTCCTGCGATCCTCAACGGTGTGCCGTATAGTGAACCGGTACAGCTGGGACCCGAAATGACAATTTCTTCACCGATTAGCTTCTACCAGATCGCTACCGAGGAGGCGTACACCGAGGACACGATAGGGGGAATCCACTTTGACCAGTGGTACGATCAGTGCCTGTGGACCGACGGTCGCAAGCACCAGCACTACTTCGGCCAGATCCGCGCCCGAAAGGTCGTGTTTCGTAGTTCCATCGTCGGGAACGGCACGATCAATGGGCACCCGATAGGCGACATTGCACAACGGCTTCGATCGGAGAAGCAGCACGCGGAGGGTGCACTTTCGAAGCATCGGTCACAGTACCGTGCCGCGTGTCGCGAAACGCAAACCCTCATCAACGGCACCCAGCAAGGAACGTACTTCTTCAACTACTTCGTGCAGCGCCAAACTATCAACGAGCAGCGCGATATTCAATCGTTCTGGACCTTCGAACAGCACGGCAACCACTTCCTGGGGGTCAATTACGGGTGCGAAAGTAAATTCTTCCAGTGGAACCCACACGATCGGCTGTTTGTCGCTCTGTTCGAGACCGTCACGGGCCACATATTTGAGTGGCAAACGCTAACATCCGAGACCGAAGgcgacggaagcggaagcatCCATCTGATCACTCGTTCCACTCCGCGCGACCAGGCGTGCAGCGTCGGTGGACTTTCGCTGTGGAAGTTTAAGGGACTGTCGCTAGAGTTGGTAAATAACTTCCCCGACAAGGACGTTGACAGTTTGCTGGTCGATGctgaccgggcccgggatcgGTTTTACGCGCTGGAACGTACGACCGTCCAGGAGTACGATCTGCTGGGAAACGTGACCGATGAGTGGAATTTGTCGAAAATCTTTGAAACGGCAGCCTTTCTACCGAACAGTCTCAACATCGGACTGGCGCTTGCCGATGGCAAACGGATCGCGGTGCTGGAACGTAATGAGTCCGCTCCTCCCATCCGTCGGAAGCGATCGAACGAAGACCCTCAGGTGAATCTTGCCCTGTTTGCGTTGCCTCACAACATGTACCAGCACATGCAGCGGAACTACTCGTACCATCGTTCCGAAGATCAAACCGACGGGGCGCAGCAAGACAGTGACCTGCCAGAGTATGCCCCGGTGCTCACGCAACCGGATCCACTGAACGAGATCGGATCGGTGCAGGAGAGTAACGAGACCATCATACAGACGCGCCAATCGTCACCCGACGTTCGGGAGCCGACTTTGGCGACCGATCTGGAACCACGGATAGCGAAGGAGGTGCCGTTCGGGCGCATTAGGACAACGGAAAATCAGCATTTCCCtgatccggccaccggtgaagTGTTGAGCTTTCAGGTGGGGCTTCGGGGCGAGCAGCGGCACACGCTGGTCGCGGTCACGCAAACGCTCCAGACCACCATCAAGGGTAAGCACGATTCGGTGCGGATCTATAGTGACATCCTGCAGGGCCACATTTACCAAATCATTCCGAGCTATCGGCCCGGGCAGCTGGCCGTGCTAGAGATCCGCGACGAGACGATCCTGGCGTTCCTGGAGCACGGCCAGAAGGTGCAGCTGTACACGTACCGCGGGCGGAAAGGTTTCGTTCACTGGAACAGCTTTAACCTGGCGTCGGCCGGTGTGCAGATGGCAGCCGTGCGCCTACCGCAGGCACAGTTCTTCAAGTGCAAGCTACACTACCTAGCGATCGCGCTGAGCAGCCGAGAGCTGGTGTTCCTAAAGGCCAAAACGCAGGGTGACTGCGGCATCAATCTGCAGCTGGACTGCGGAACCGGCGATTAG
- the LOC128271628 gene encoding carbonic anhydrase 7-like, with translation MPQLSPPLGNLAHVVMVTVSLLLFALLIAGPNGAASGHRFGYSKPDQRRWSKAHQSCAGKHQSPIAISSNRALPIYMPAIELVGYNNLLPGPITVHNNGHSVSLAIPKTDPSAGKHPYIFGGKLQNEYELEGLHFHWGDKNNRGSEHVLNDVRYPLEMHIIHRNRKYKSVAEALGYSDGLTVLGFFYQVTEHDSPEINGLVRSFGLITDYDKAIQLNHTFTLQSLIDGLDTTRFYTYKGSLTTPPCSEAVTWVVFPDLLELSVHQMKRFRTLDTGIHGSPMVDNYRALQPIGNRRVFVRKVNARYTALEALDEGHTHSKWDWVY, from the exons ATGCCACAACTGTCACCGCCGCTGGGAAACTTGGCGCACGTTGTCATGGTGACGGTATCGCTGCTCCTGTTTGCCCTGCTAATCGCCG GACCGAACGGAGCGGcgagtggccaccggttcgGCTACTCGAAGCCCGACCAGCGGCGCTGGTCGAAGGCGCACCAGAGCTGCGCCGGCAAGCACCAGTCACCgatcgccatcagcagcaaccgggcgCTACCGATTTACATGCCGGCCATCGAGCTGGTCGGCTACAACAACCTCCTGCCGGGCCCGATCACCGTGCACAACAATGGTCATTCCG TGTCCCTCGCGATTCCGAAAACGGACCCCTCCGCGGGTAAGCACCCCTACATCTTCGGGGGCAAGTTGCAGAACGAGTACGAGCTCGAAGGACTCCACTTCCACTGGGGCGACAAGAACAACCGCGGCTCGGAGCACGTGCTCAACGACGTCAG GTACCCGCTCGAGATGCACATCatccaccggaaccgcaaGTACAAGTCGGTGGCCGAGGCGCTCGGCTACTCGGACGGTCTTACGGTGCTGGGCTTTTTCTATCAGGTCACCGAGCACGACAGCCCGGAGATTAACGGACTCGTGCGCTCGTTCGGGCTGATCACCGACTACGACAAGGCGATCCAGCTGAACCACACGTTCACGCTGCAGTCGCTCATCGACGGCCTGGACACGACGCGGTTCTACACCTACAAGGGCTCCCTGACGACGCCACCCTGCTCGGAGGCCGTCACGTGGGTCGTCTTTCCCGATCTGCTCGAGCTGTCCGTGCATCAGATGAAGCGCTTCCGTACG CTGGACACCGGCATCCACGGGTCACCGATGGTCGACAACTACCGGGCGTTGCAACCGATCGGCAACCGGCGGGTGTTTGTGCGCAAGGTCAACGCCCGCTACACGGCGCTCGAGGCCCTCGACGAGGGTCACACCCACAGCAAGTGGGACTGGGTGTACTGA